The following are encoded in a window of Psychrobacter sp. P11F6 genomic DNA:
- the tusD gene encoding sulfurtransferase complex subunit TusD yields the protein MTTMTPLLLITADPSHPLAHLALRYARAYLKNAANNKDTNDNVTLDNITLNVFFYGDAAHTANGLRWQSADQINLTKEWQTLAEQFQLALPVCVSTALSRGISDTDNSKRHQLNGDNLATGFSLVGLSELAMMMQGDCRLMQF from the coding sequence ATGACAACCATGACCCCATTGCTTCTGATTACTGCTGATCCTAGCCACCCACTTGCCCATTTAGCGCTACGTTATGCACGCGCTTATCTCAAAAATGCCGCCAATAATAAAGATACCAATGACAATGTCACCTTAGATAATATCACCTTAAACGTGTTTTTTTATGGCGATGCGGCGCATACGGCCAATGGTTTACGCTGGCAGTCGGCGGATCAAATTAATTTGACCAAAGAGTGGCAAACGCTCGCTGAGCAGTTCCAGTTAGCGCTGCCTGTCTGTGTCAGTACTGCACTCAGTCGCGGCATTAGCGACACAGATAACAGCAAACGCCATCAACTTAATGGTGACAACCTTGCCACTGGCTTTTCACTGGTCGGACTGAGTGAGCTTGCGATGATGATGCAAGGCGACTGTCGTTTGATGCAGTTTTGA